One region of Gossypium raimondii isolate GPD5lz chromosome 6, ASM2569854v1, whole genome shotgun sequence genomic DNA includes:
- the LOC105773907 gene encoding beta-fructofuranosidase, insoluble isoenzyme CWINV1: MTYLKLEVTMEKSVVLVIGFWLLLLGNGVQSHRQDKKHQSLPRDQPYRTGYHFQPPKNWMNDPNGPMYYKGVYHLFYQYNPYAAVWGNITWAHSISYDLVNWINLDIALSPGDPFDINGCWSGSTTFLSGEKPVILYTGSDTMNRQVQNLAEPKNLSDPLLREWVKSSHNPLMSPVDGIDPKNFRDPTTAWQGPDGLWRVLVGNEMDGHGRALLYRSQDFITWSQSKEPIHSSTRTGMWECPDFYPVSIDGKNGVETSSLDKFTKQVLKASFDNSDHYVLGNYTAVTDNFLVDTDFLDNGSDLRYDYGNFYASKTFFDSGKKRRILWGWILESDNTTDDVKKGWSGLQSIPRTILLSKTGKQLIQWPLEEIEKQRIIKVSFENKELKGGSVLEVSGITASQADVEVSFSLSSFKEAELMDPSWVDPKLLCSQKTASVRSNVGPFGILVLASKDLTEQTAIFFRVFRSKDNYVVLMCSDQSRSSVEEGPQKTIYGAFIDIDPLNEKISLRSLIDHSIVESFGGEGRACITARVYPKLAIDNQAYLYAFNNGTLDVNIPTLNAWSMKNAQIVSSTKRRKPNLN, encoded by the exons ATGACTTACCTGAAGCTGGAGGTTACAATGGAGAAATCTGTTGTTTTGGTCATTGGCTTCTGGCTTTTGTTGTTGGGAAATGGAGTTCAATCTCATAGACAAGACAAAAAGCATCAATCTCTTCCAAGGGATCAGCCTTATAGAACTGGCTACCACTTTCAGCCTCCCAAAAATTGGATGAATG ATCCTAATG GTCCAATGTACTACAAGGGAGTTTACCATCTATTCTATCAATATAATCCGTATGCTGCAGTGTGGGGCAACATAACATGGGCTCACTCAATATCATATGATCTTGTCAACTGGATTAATCTTGATATTGCACTTTCTCCGGGTGATCCTTTCGATATCAATGGTTGCTGGTCAGGCTCAACTACGTTCCTTTCCGGGGAGAAACCTGTCATTTTATACACTGGAAGTGATACCATGAATCGTCAAGTTCAGAACTTGGCTGAGCCAAAGAACCTATCTGATCCTCTGCTAAGGGAATGggtaaaatcatctcataatcCTCTAATGTCCCCTGTTGATGGTATTGACCCAAAGAACTTTAGGGATCCAACAACTGCTTGGCAAGGCCCTGATGGATTATGGAGAGTCTTAGTTGGAAACGAGATGGATGGCCATGGAAGGGCACTGCTCTATCGAAGTCAAGATTTCATTACATGGTCCCAGAGCAAAGAACCTATTCACTCATCCACAAGGACTGGCATGTGGGAATGTCCTGATTTCTATCCAGTTTCCATTGATGGAAAAAATGGAGTTGAAACCTCTTCACTTGACAAATTCACAAAACAAGTTCTCAAGGCAAGCTTCGACAACAGCGATCACTATGTACTAGGAAACTATACCGCCGTGACAGATAACTTTTTGGTTGACACTGATTTTTTGGACAATGGTTCAGATTTACGATATGATTATGGTAACTTTTATGCTTCAAAGACATTTTTCGACAGTGGCAAGAAGAGAAGGATTTTATGGGGATGGATATTAGAGTCTGATAATACAACAGATGACGTCAAGAAAGGTTGGTCTGGTCTTCAG TCAATTCCTCGAACCATTCTCCTTAGTAAAACTGGTAAGCAATTGATTCAATGGCCACTGGAAGAGATTGAGAAGCAGCGTATCATAAAAGTCAGCTTCGAGAACAAGGAACTTAAGGGTGGATCTGTACTTGAAGTCTCAGGCATTACAGCTTCACAG GCCGATGTCGAAGTTTCCTTCAGTTTGTCCAGCTTTAAGGAGGCTGAATTAATGGATCCAAGTTGGGTTGATCCAAAACTGCTCTGTAGTCAAAAGACAGCATCAGTTCGAAGCAATGTTGGACCATTTGGAATACTGGTTTTAGCTTCAAAAGACTTGACAGAGCAAACAGCAATCTTCTTTCGCGTTTTTAGGAGCAAGGACAACTATGTAGTGCTCATGTGCAGCGATCAGAGCAGGTCATCAGTAGAGGAAGGACCCCAAAAGACCATTTATGGAGCTTTCATTGACATAGACCCTCTCAATGAGAAGATTTCACTGAGAAGTCTT ATAGATCATTCTATTGTGGAGAGCTTTGGTGGGGAAGGAAGAGCTTGCATCACTGCCAGAGTTTATCCCAAGCTGGCCATTGATAACCAAGCCTACCTATATGCATTCAACAATGGCACATTAGATGTCAATATTCCAACCCTCAATGCTTGGAGTATGAAGAACGCTCAAATAGTCTCTTCCACAAAAAGAAGAAAGCCAAATCTCAACTAA